A portion of the Sphingobacterium spiritivorum genome contains these proteins:
- the cysC gene encoding adenylyl-sulfate kinase codes for MAFLIQMTGLSGSGKTTLSKMLKTALEKDDYQVALVDGDTYRATLCKDLGFSRADRIENIRRLGAVAAELSKQNDVVIVAAINPYEEGRNLLLKYNSQLVYIKCDLPTLIERDPKGLYKRALLPEEHPDRLHQFTGVSDTFELPQNPALIIDTADTPPEECIAQLKVFVLTHSKVKNESFRTQ; via the coding sequence ATGGCATTTTTAATCCAAATGACCGGCCTTTCGGGATCCGGTAAGACAACACTTTCCAAAATGCTCAAAACAGCACTGGAAAAAGATGATTACCAGGTGGCTTTAGTCGATGGCGATACTTACCGGGCGACCTTATGTAAAGATCTGGGGTTTAGCAGAGCAGACCGTATAGAGAATATAAGAAGACTGGGGGCCGTCGCTGCAGAGCTGAGTAAACAAAATGATGTTGTTATTGTTGCTGCTATCAATCCCTACGAAGAGGGGAGAAACCTCTTGCTGAAGTATAACAGTCAGCTTGTCTATATTAAATGTGATCTCCCGACACTTATAGAGCGGGATCCTAAAGGATTGTATAAGCGGGCACTGTTGCCGGAAGAGCATCCCGATAGACTGCATCAGTTTACAGGAGTGAGCGATACATTCGAACTACCACAAAATCCTGCACTGATAATAGATACTGCAGATACTCCTCCTGAAGAATGTATTGCGCAGTTAAAAGTATTTGTATTGACACATAGTAAAGTTAAAAATGAATCATTCCGAACCCAATAA
- a CDS encoding phytanoyl-CoA dioxygenase family protein — protein MNHSEPNNFKTEQPLSEEPFAFLSAYSAFHLERKAHNRATDESFARTSNAFLAIFELGLFDTINFLFNEYTDVESFRQWIICKKGVEFYKSARLKFEEWEIQRDVKTENYSSKILTEEQLKYWEEQGYLKISGLVSEEDCDAVVDHICSVLSINLEKPETWYQEQYALQGIMLPDAVGAAVEKVRNNTAVRAVFTDLYRSDAIFPNILPLGYNPPESMGYAFRGSRIHWDIDFSIGPRYHIQGLLYLHDVPEHGGAFSLVPGYHKQIDRLLEEYGSPEAAMQYLAGANLEKHISGKKGDLILWIESLPHAATANKSDNPRFVQYINFGR, from the coding sequence ATGAATCATTCCGAACCCAATAATTTCAAAACTGAACAGCCATTGTCTGAAGAACCATTCGCTTTTCTATCGGCTTACTCCGCATTTCATCTGGAAAGAAAAGCACATAACAGGGCTACTGATGAATCTTTTGCACGCACTTCAAATGCGTTCTTAGCTATTTTTGAGCTTGGGCTTTTTGATACGATTAATTTTCTGTTTAACGAGTATACAGATGTGGAAAGTTTCAGGCAATGGATTATATGTAAAAAAGGTGTGGAATTTTATAAGAGTGCACGCCTGAAATTTGAAGAATGGGAAATACAGCGGGATGTTAAAACAGAAAATTATAGCAGTAAAATACTGACAGAAGAACAATTAAAGTATTGGGAAGAACAGGGATATCTGAAAATCTCCGGATTGGTATCCGAAGAGGACTGTGATGCTGTTGTAGATCATATTTGTTCGGTATTATCCATAAATTTAGAAAAACCGGAGACTTGGTATCAGGAACAATACGCTCTGCAGGGGATTATGCTGCCGGATGCAGTTGGTGCTGCAGTGGAAAAAGTCCGAAACAATACAGCTGTCAGAGCCGTATTTACTGATCTGTACAGAAGTGATGCAATCTTTCCTAATATTCTGCCATTAGGATACAACCCACCCGAAAGTATGGGATACGCCTTCAGAGGAAGTCGTATTCACTGGGATATTGATTTTTCAATAGGTCCGCGCTATCATATACAAGGGCTGCTTTATTTGCATGATGTTCCGGAGCATGGCGGAGCATTTAGCCTTGTTCCGGGGTATCATAAGCAAATTGATCGGTTACTGGAAGAATATGGTTCTCCGGAAGCTGCAATGCAATATCTGGCTGGTGCAAATCTGGAAAAACATATCAGTGGTAAAAAGGGAGATCTTATCCTGTGGATAGAATCCCTTCCGCATGCCGCTACCGCTAATAAATCTGATAATCCACGCTTTGTACAATATATTAACTTCGGCAGATAA
- a CDS encoding ABC transporter substrate-binding protein: MNKSVDFIPDMNNHSVMEHSHSSAKREVCSFHIGLILPVNTEQRIAKYFQNGVKSIVENTKESDVQISTELVAQSTLARYTEAVSKLFEFEEVDLIIGFFSTHEVSAIAKLSEKFKKPIIACHLGEHLPLYTEKYAYLYVYSLSVWQHVWALGRWTASTLGPKGLFIYDLYDGGYAFGAMFDLGMKQDSPESKLSFHMLSNTQEGSLDMTALFNLLEHDRPDFIYASLNGAQAGRFLDAFANSSNANIPLVGLPFLLDNGTSTPENIRAYTSSILSAYTVDSIYSNWGKNLAILVNNIFSSQEESVQKLQSSSKELLGTLQLKELAADIVINRKNSKADDSVGEKNIVYHVTPPDAGNESLLSLLTDINSAWTNSYLTR; encoded by the coding sequence ATGAACAAGTCTGTCGATTTTATTCCTGATATGAATAATCATTCGGTAATGGAGCATAGCCATTCTTCTGCTAAAAGAGAAGTTTGTTCTTTCCATATAGGTTTGATCCTGCCAGTAAATACAGAACAGCGGATTGCAAAATATTTTCAAAACGGAGTAAAGTCAATTGTAGAAAATACAAAAGAATCCGACGTTCAGATTTCAACGGAATTAGTCGCGCAGTCTACCTTAGCCAGATATACTGAAGCTGTTTCCAAATTATTTGAATTTGAAGAGGTCGATCTCATTATCGGTTTTTTCTCGACACATGAAGTGTCAGCCATAGCTAAACTTTCTGAAAAATTTAAAAAGCCGATTATTGCCTGTCATTTGGGTGAGCATCTGCCCCTTTATACCGAAAAATATGCTTATCTGTACGTATACAGTTTGTCCGTGTGGCAACATGTATGGGCGCTGGGCCGCTGGACTGCTTCAACGTTAGGTCCAAAGGGATTGTTTATTTATGATCTCTACGATGGCGGATATGCCTTTGGTGCTATGTTTGATCTGGGCATGAAACAAGACAGCCCTGAAAGTAAGCTGTCGTTTCATATGCTTTCAAATACGCAGGAAGGCAGTCTGGATATGACTGCTTTATTCAACTTACTGGAGCACGATAGACCTGATTTTATATATGCCAGTTTAAACGGAGCGCAGGCCGGCCGTTTTTTAGATGCGTTTGCAAATTCTTCAAATGCTAATATTCCTTTAGTAGGATTACCATTTCTGCTGGATAACGGTACTTCAACTCCTGAAAATATAAGAGCGTATACTTCTTCAATTTTGTCTGCTTATACAGTAGATAGTATATATAGTAATTGGGGTAAGAACCTGGCCATACTGGTTAATAATATATTCAGTAGTCAGGAAGAAAGTGTTCAGAAACTTCAGTCCTCATCTAAAGAATTATTGGGGACATTGCAGCTAAAGGAGTTGGCCGCTGATATCGTGATAAACCGGAAAAATTCTAAAGCGGATGATTCAGTTGGAGAGAAGAATATAGTCTATCATGTTACTCCTCCTGATGCCGGAAACGAATCATTATTAAGTTTGCTGACAGATATAAATTCAGCATGGACAAATAGCTATTTGACCCGATGA
- a CDS encoding formyltransferase family protein: MTAPNNIRVGLICNTDIAAAAAAQLAAENKLAGIAVLDTNAIYFKQIFASAGVSENHIKVIHTTSWKEQLADWLAVIKADVALVFAFPYCIPQHILDLPPHGIYNLHLGTLPVYKGADPLFWQIKNQEQQIGISIHKMTAVIDNGPLVIEAFTPLHAAENYGLLSARLRVEVISYIQQWYKGLQEGTLTSREQDISTDQAFDQKPAAKDLQIHWSAQSASEIRALAQACNPKYGGATAFYGRQEIRILEAEIINLEEKATYRAGEIVYADSLYGVIVACRNGAYLRILTVSMQEGYFSGSKLFTMGLVKGQQLN; encoded by the coding sequence ATGACCGCTCCCAATAATATACGCGTTGGACTGATCTGTAACACAGATATTGCTGCTGCTGCGGCAGCACAATTAGCTGCGGAAAATAAACTGGCAGGGATTGCAGTTCTGGATACAAATGCGATATATTTCAAACAGATTTTTGCCAGTGCAGGAGTCAGTGAAAACCATATCAAGGTAATTCATACTACTTCCTGGAAAGAACAACTGGCGGATTGGCTGGCTGTGATAAAAGCAGATGTAGCTTTAGTCTTTGCTTTTCCTTATTGCATACCTCAGCATATTCTAGATCTTCCTCCTCATGGCATATACAACCTGCATCTGGGTACTTTGCCTGTCTACAAAGGGGCTGACCCTTTATTCTGGCAGATTAAAAATCAGGAACAGCAAATAGGTATAAGTATACATAAAATGACGGCAGTTATCGATAATGGACCTTTAGTAATAGAAGCGTTTACTCCTTTGCATGCAGCCGAAAACTATGGATTATTAAGTGCCCGGCTACGAGTAGAAGTCATAAGCTATATTCAGCAGTGGTATAAGGGATTGCAGGAAGGTACATTGACCAGCAGAGAACAAGACATAAGTACTGATCAGGCTTTCGATCAAAAGCCTGCTGCGAAAGATTTACAGATACATTGGTCAGCGCAGTCAGCCTCAGAAATCCGGGCTCTGGCACAAGCCTGTAATCCTAAATACGGAGGAGCAACTGCTTTTTATGGTAGGCAGGAAATACGGATTCTGGAGGCTGAAATCATTAATCTGGAAGAAAAAGCTACATATAGAGCTGGTGAAATTGTATATGCTGACAGCTTGTATGGAGTAATTGTAGCATGTAGGAATGGAGCGTATCTGCGTATACTGACTGTCAGTATGCAGGAAGGATATTTCTCCGGATCTAAATTATTTACAATGGGATTAGTAAAAGGACAACAACTAAATTAA
- a CDS encoding phage tail protein: MEGTMAEIRLFAGNFAPKYWAFCAGQTLAISTNQALFSLLGTTYGGNGITNFQLPDFRGRIPVGTGAFGTAGLTLPLGSKVGTENVTLLESNLPAHSHPVIISGTLPLTVSKSIADKSTVIDGLSLAAPARSAGRAKTPTLGYNSQAGSVSLNPTSIDLTGMTLTLAPVGNTNNAHSNFQPALGMNYIICLQGIYPSRN, translated from the coding sequence ATGGAAGGAACTATGGCAGAGATACGGCTGTTTGCTGGAAACTTTGCACCTAAGTATTGGGCTTTTTGTGCAGGACAAACTTTAGCGATTAGTACAAATCAGGCTCTTTTTTCATTACTGGGAACAACGTATGGAGGAAATGGAATTACCAACTTTCAGCTTCCTGACTTTCGGGGCAGAATTCCGGTAGGAACAGGAGCTTTCGGTACTGCAGGTCTGACACTACCTTTAGGTTCAAAGGTGGGTACAGAAAATGTTACACTTCTTGAAAGTAATCTTCCAGCCCATTCTCATCCGGTCATTATAAGCGGAACATTACCTCTGACTGTAAGTAAAAGTATTGCAGATAAGAGTACCGTTATTGACGGACTGTCACTTGCTGCTCCCGCACGCTCGGCAGGAAGAGCAAAAACACCAACATTAGGATACAACAGTCAGGCCGGTTCAGTCAGCTTAAATCCGACAAGTATAGATCTCACAGGTATGACATTGACATTGGCACCTGTCGGCAATACTAATAATGCTCACAGTAACTTTCAACCTGCTTTAGGAATGAATTATATTATTTGTTTACAAGGAATTTATCCATCAAGAAATTAA
- a CDS encoding phage tail protein — MEGYIAEVRGFAGNFPPAGWFFCDGKLLSINDYQVLYSVIGTTYGGDGVNTFGVPDLRGRVPIGTGQGLGLTNVVLGQVMGTETVTLSSAQLPVHTHNAVVNAANVPFAIKVSPAAATLHAAATGSQLGQPMADSTPTLGYTSANPDKTMSDSSLNASGLTVTTGTMGSSLPHENMQPFLTTNYIICAEGIYPSRN, encoded by the coding sequence ATGGAAGGATACATAGCAGAAGTAAGAGGTTTTGCCGGAAATTTTCCTCCGGCTGGCTGGTTTTTTTGTGACGGAAAATTATTAAGTATAAATGATTATCAGGTTTTGTACTCAGTGATAGGAACAACTTATGGCGGAGATGGTGTTAACACATTTGGCGTACCTGATCTCAGAGGAAGGGTACCTATTGGTACAGGGCAAGGTCTTGGATTAACAAATGTTGTACTGGGACAGGTAATGGGAACGGAGACAGTTACATTATCGTCTGCGCAATTGCCTGTACACACGCATAATGCAGTAGTGAATGCCGCAAATGTTCCGTTTGCGATAAAAGTAAGCCCGGCAGCAGCGACTCTTCATGCAGCAGCGACAGGCTCACAATTGGGGCAACCGATGGCTGACAGTACCCCTACATTGGGATATACTTCAGCTAATCCGGATAAGACAATGAGTGATAGCTCGTTGAATGCGAGTGGATTAACTGTGACTACGGGAACGATGGGAAGCTCCTTGCCTCACGAAAATATGCAACCTTTTTTAACAACAAATTATATTATATGTGCTGAAGGAATATATCCTTCACGAAATTAA
- a CDS encoding phage tail protein: protein MDGTIGEIRLFAGTFAPKNWAFCQGQLIAVRTNTALFSIIGTYYGGNGTTTFGLPDFQGRTMIGAGPGPGLTPRDIGEQGGAANVMLTLPEINAHNHIVTRNGAPKLKISSADATVATPVNGMSIARPGYIQGSNFVSTLGFISAPADTALEAATNTITFSTDVKGSNSPHNNLQPCIAMNVIICLYGYFPARN, encoded by the coding sequence ATGGACGGAACAATAGGAGAAATCAGACTTTTTGCCGGGACCTTTGCACCAAAAAACTGGGCGTTTTGTCAAGGGCAACTTATAGCAGTCAGAACTAATACGGCTTTATTTTCTATTATAGGTACTTATTATGGGGGCAACGGAACAACAACATTTGGACTTCCTGACTTTCAGGGAAGAACAATGATAGGTGCTGGACCGGGACCGGGACTTACACCAAGAGATATAGGTGAGCAAGGTGGTGCTGCAAATGTTATGCTGACCTTGCCGGAAATAAATGCGCATAATCATATCGTAACCAGAAATGGTGCCCCTAAGCTTAAGATCAGTTCTGCAGATGCGACAGTTGCTACACCCGTCAATGGTATGTCTATTGCCAGACCGGGATACATACAAGGATCTAATTTTGTCTCAACTTTGGGATTTATTTCTGCTCCGGCAGATACCGCACTGGAAGCAGCAACTAATACTATAACCTTTAGTACAGACGTAAAGGGAAGCAACTCACCACATAATAATTTGCAACCTTGTATCGCGATGAATGTTATAATATGTCTTTACGGATATTTTCCAGCCAGAAATTAA
- a CDS encoding 5'-nucleotidase, which translates to MTNQRRSFLKRSSVLLSGILLAKPLAGAANSSKKISSFADNKRLIIYQTNDLASINFWSRYKEILQSIEAEPTLGLLLDAGNLFDISADKAENKSRIAKLNKIGFHAAALSSIYLHKGEQELADLLSTIDFPMINCNYQFSNAKLQQRIAPHMIIQTKGQKIGIIAVAQKAEIHNVKVCHPYEAVEKLGKRLKEKENCDLVICLSQLGMNRNHWNSYDLAQETDCVDLILSSSAEGKVKGAMVLKNKAGKEVILSQALKEGKLLSKNIVNYDAQNNWHTYDHQYLMPANQYATNKEIYRELSGIKQQNT; encoded by the coding sequence ATGACTAATCAGCGACGGTCGTTTTTGAAAAGAAGCTCGGTACTATTGAGTGGTATCCTGCTTGCCAAGCCTCTTGCAGGTGCAGCTAATTCCAGTAAAAAAATCAGTTCATTCGCTGATAATAAAAGACTCATAATATACCAGACAAATGACCTTGCTTCCATAAACTTTTGGAGCAGATACAAAGAAATACTCCAATCTATAGAAGCTGAGCCAACATTAGGACTTTTATTGGATGCCGGTAATTTATTTGACATTTCTGCAGATAAGGCAGAAAATAAATCCCGGATAGCGAAGTTGAATAAAATCGGTTTTCATGCCGCTGCTCTGAGTAGTATTTATCTGCACAAAGGCGAACAGGAACTTGCGGATTTACTTTCCACGATCGATTTCCCAATGATCAACTGTAATTATCAGTTTTCCAATGCTAAACTTCAACAGAGAATAGCACCTCATATGATTATTCAGACTAAAGGACAGAAAATCGGAATTATTGCAGTCGCCCAAAAAGCTGAAATTCATAATGTGAAAGTTTGTCATCCGTATGAGGCCGTAGAAAAACTGGGGAAACGTCTTAAAGAGAAGGAAAACTGTGATTTGGTGATTTGCCTGTCCCAATTGGGTATGAACAGAAATCACTGGAACAGCTATGATCTCGCACAGGAAACAGATTGTGTAGATCTGATACTTAGCAGCTCTGCTGAAGGCAAGGTAAAGGGAGCGATGGTATTAAAAAACAAAGCCGGAAAGGAAGTCATTCTTAGTCAGGCTTTAAAGGAAGGAAAGCTCTTGTCGAAAAACATAGTAAATTATGATGCGCAGAATAACTGGCATACTTATGATCATCAGTATCTCATGCCGGCTAATCAATACGCAACGAATAAGGAGATCTATCGGGAGTTAAGTGGGATAAAACAACAAAACACATAA